In a genomic window of Melitaea cinxia chromosome 25, ilMelCinx1.1, whole genome shotgun sequence:
- the LOC123666105 gene encoding uncharacterized protein LOC123666105 yields the protein MQYKCVNCNGDHIALNRICPVYLREKRLRELMAEFNCSYKRACSLYMRPDSIAEPNQTMKNSVENQDITTSNSYMNLPCDENTNHKYTPLLPEFSQLFTPKRPKSSSSNNNNKRDTSSNINQLEQDRCNQPDHIPQRSSDDTDAHSNNINNDRKVQFSELILRLIDILFIKNFTLGEKVHNCVKCVFEYLILVVVGNISDRPYVNCILEFISKFING from the coding sequence ATGCAATATAAGTGTGTTAACTGTAATGGTGATCATATAGCATTGAACAGAATATGTCCTGTTTATTTGAGAGAAAAGAGACTAAGAGAATTGATGGCAGAGTTTAATTGTTCTTATAAAAGAGCATGCAGCTTATATATGCGCCCGGATTCAATAGCAGAGCCAAACCAAACCATGAAAAATTCGGTGGAAAATCAAGATATCACTACCTCAAATAGTTATATGAATCTGCCATGTGATGAAAATACGAATCATAAATATACTCCACTATTACCGGAATTCTCACAATTGTTTACTCCAAAGCGGCCTAAGTCATCGTCGagtaataacaacaataaacgCGATACGAGTAGCAATATAAATCAATTAGAGCAGGATAGATGCAACCAACCGGACCACATTCCACAGCGATCATCTGATGACACCGACGcgcatagtaataatataaacaacgaTCGTAAGGTTCAGTTTAGCGAGCTCATATTACGCTTAATagatatattgtttattaaaaactttactttAGGTGAAAAAGTTCATAACTGTGTTAAATgtgtatttgaatatttaatacttGTCGTAGTTGGTAATATTTCTGATAGGCCATATGTTAATTGCATTTTAGAGtttataagtaagtttattAATGGATAA
- the LOC123666106 gene encoding uncharacterized protein LOC123666106: MNETECDQKVKYVDMSEEEELRDWGSPISTEKNIEKQEHFFVEVVNNCQDSGKEKENLSTDRPSKRTREEDDIGWTKVEKKIKKQGQIKIEVIISSKEKLPKQFAIAKLFTALNFIDIIKIKYINPYRIKMEVPNEDYATKVINCSEFEKRGWRVHREMDVNVSHGIIKHVDLELTEDQALEAIKCPNNVQVLSLKRLKRRNEAGEWIPSEVARIDFLMLLLASIYLH; encoded by the coding sequence ATGAATGAGACTGAGTGTGATCAGAAAGTGAAATATGTTGACATGAGTGAGGAAGAAGAATTACGTGATTGGGGATCACCAATTTCGACGgagaaaaatatagaaaaacagGAGCACTTTTTTGTAGAGGTAGTAAACAATTGTCAGGATAGTGGTAAGGAGAAAGAGAATTTAAGTACAGACAGACCATCAAAGCGAACGAGAGAGGAAGATGATATAGGATGGACAAAggtggaaaaaaaaattaagaaacaggGACAAATTAAGATTGAAGTTATAATTTCGAGTAAAGAAAAACTGCCAAAACAGTTTGCGATTGCTAAGTTATTTACAGCTCTTAACTTTATCGACATAATTAAGATCAAATATATTAACCCATATAGAATTAAGATGGAAGTTCCTAACGAGGATTATGCGACTAAAGTTATTAATTGTTCGGAATTTGAAAAAAGAGGATGGAGAGTACATCGGGAGATGGATGTAAACGTATCGCATGGAATTATAAAACATGTGGATCTTGAGTTGACTGAGGACCAGGCTCTAGAAGCAATTAAGTGCCCTAATAATGTGCAGGTTTTATCTTTAAAACGGTTGAAACGAAGAAACGAGGCTGGTGAATGGATACCGAGTGAAGTGGCGCGTATTGACTTTTTAATGCTCTTACTTGCCAGCATATATTTACATTGA